One window of Entelurus aequoreus isolate RoL-2023_Sb linkage group LG06, RoL_Eaeq_v1.1, whole genome shotgun sequence genomic DNA carries:
- the tcn2 gene encoding transcobalamin-2, with protein MYHLAFLSGLLAFASSLPCDTSGSNHELLLSLNKDLLRSLEGQDELPNPSVHLALRLSDTHNLPKEEQHLNRLKNSLHNNIQSLLSDSHPVVGSLALYTLALKSSCYDLNTITFTVGDKIETLLTRLKKELEQEKEYISFSQRPLTNYYQYSLGVLALCVSGIRVNNHVTNKLIKAVELEHFTHGDIESIDTYAMAAMALQCVKNAGSYVHNAAELETALMKIQQKLLASRRPDGHMGNEFSTGLAVQALLATGSLVSDCAASMEALRRDARGNTYHNPMAISQVLPALLQKSYLAVQSKDCLNEDNTLVLEPIDPVVVLPSDTKVAVMLEVVPTSGTSSVYHLDVPKGSSLLEALQLLKGKNVGFTFEKESSLWGPFLSVVNGERARQSDRTYWHLSSDGTALTEGIGDFKIEMAQKVTIKNTSY; from the exons ATGTATCATCTTGCTTTTCTTTCCGGACTGCTGGCGTTTGCCTCTAGTTTACCTTGTG ATACTTCTGGATCAAACCATGAGCTGCTGCTTTCTTTGAATAAAGACCTTCTTCGATCCCTAGAGGGACAGGACGAGCTCCCTAATCCCAGTGTCCACCTGGCATTACGACTGTCAGATACCCACAACCTTCCCAAAGAGGAGCAACACTTGAATAGACTGAAAAATAGTTTACACAACAACATTCAAAG CCTTCTCTCCGACAGCCACCCTGTGGTTGGAAGCTTGGCATTATACACTCTGGCCTTGAAATCCTCGTGCTATGACCTCAACACAATCACCTTCACCGTCGGTGACAAGATTGAGACGCTGCTGACGCGCCTCAAGAAGGAGCTGGAACAAGAGAAAGAATACATTTCAT TCAGCCAACGCCCTTTGACCAACTATTACCAGTACTCACTGGGAGTGCTCGCTCTGTGCGTGAGCGGCATCAGGGTCAACAACCACGTCACCAACAAACTCATCAAGGCAGTGGAACTTGAACACTTCACACATGGAGACATCGAGAGCATCG ATACTTACGCAATGGCGGCAATGGCCCTGCAGTGCGTGAAGAATGCTGGTTCCTATGTGCACAACGCTGCCGAGCTTGAGACGGCCCTGATGAAGATCCAGCAAAAGCTTTTGGCATCACGAAGGCCCGATGGTCACATGGGCAATGAGTTCAGCACAGGCCTGGCCGTACAA GCTTTACTGGCCACGGGCAGCCTGGTGTCCGACTGCGCTGCTTCAATGGAGGCACTGAGGAGGGATGCTCGAGGCAACACATACCACAACCCTATGGCCATATCTCAGGTTCTGCCCGCTCTCCTGCAGAAATCCTACTTGGCAGTTCAGAGCAAGGACTGCCTCAATGAAGACA acactctGGTTCTTGAGCCCATCGACCCCGTGGTGGTTCTTCCCAGTGACACCAAAGTGGCAGTGATGTTGGAAGTGGTGCCAACCAGCGGGACATCTTCCGTTTACCACCTGGATGTGCCAAAGGGAAGCTCTCTGTTAGAGGCCCTCCAACTCCTCAAGGGGAAAAATGTTGGCTTCAC GTTTGAGAAGGAATCCAGCTTGTGGGGACCCTTTTTAAGTGTGGTGAATGGGGAGCGGGCCAGGCAGAGCGATCGTACATACTGGCACCTTTCCTCTGATGGCACTGCTCTCACTGAAG GTATCGGTGATTTCAAAATTGAAATGGCTCAAAAGGTCACTATCAAAAACACAAGCTATTGA